From Bordetella flabilis, the proteins below share one genomic window:
- a CDS encoding iron-containing alcohol dehydrogenase, giving the protein MGRFSSLSSGVRLHAGDDVLDMLPREADRLDARRAFVVCGHSVATRTPLLDRVRGVLGSRYAGAYTGMRKDAPLDDVRQAAAEARALGADLLIAIGAGSVLKATRVVAIALGEDRPLEDLATRYSSNAPPVSPRLLKPKPPIFNVLTAPTSAQDRGGAALRRADGGARLEFFDPKTRPVTIFWDSAALLTAPPALAVSTGLGVYWRALMNAGAIRQANPLVQAARLHAYTLSRHALPCLADPLDAQPRLDMCAAALLQNRDEDDGGRPFDAHWIARAVYALGAALFNRVPRLDQGTAHAVMTAPAIRQFAALCPDAIEQMGQALGLAGAAAASPQALIDGVGRIFEPLGVPHKLQGVSELDREQALDASLFNFNADRARELAGHRDRLRAILDEVT; this is encoded by the coding sequence GTGGGCCGCTTTTCCTCCCTGTCTTCCGGCGTGCGCCTGCACGCCGGGGACGATGTGCTGGACATGCTGCCACGCGAAGCGGACCGGCTGGATGCGCGGCGCGCCTTCGTGGTCTGTGGCCACAGCGTGGCCACCCGCACGCCCTTGCTCGACAGGGTCCGCGGCGTGCTGGGCAGCCGCTACGCGGGCGCCTATACCGGCATGCGCAAGGACGCGCCCTTGGACGATGTGCGGCAGGCCGCGGCCGAGGCGCGGGCGCTGGGGGCGGACCTGCTCATCGCCATCGGGGCCGGCAGCGTCCTGAAGGCGACGCGCGTCGTCGCGATCGCGTTGGGCGAGGACCGTCCGCTGGAGGACTTGGCGACACGTTATTCCAGCAATGCACCGCCGGTCAGCCCACGGCTGCTGAAGCCGAAACCGCCGATCTTCAATGTACTGACGGCGCCCACGTCCGCGCAGGATCGGGGCGGAGCGGCCCTACGCCGCGCCGATGGCGGCGCGCGCCTGGAGTTCTTCGACCCCAAGACACGGCCCGTCACGATCTTCTGGGACTCGGCCGCTCTGTTGACCGCGCCGCCGGCGTTGGCCGTGTCGACCGGGCTGGGGGTGTACTGGCGCGCGCTGATGAACGCCGGCGCCATCCGGCAGGCCAACCCCCTGGTGCAGGCCGCGCGCCTGCATGCCTATACCTTGTCGCGGCATGCCTTGCCGTGCCTGGCGGATCCGCTGGACGCGCAGCCGCGCCTGGACATGTGCGCGGCCGCCCTGCTGCAGAACCGCGACGAGGACGACGGCGGGCGTCCCTTCGACGCGCACTGGATCGCGCGCGCTGTCTATGCGCTGGGCGCCGCCTTGTTCAACCGCGTGCCGCGCCTGGACCAGGGTACGGCCCATGCCGTGATGACGGCGCCCGCCATCCGCCAGTTCGCGGCCTTGTGTCCGGACGCCATCGAGCAGATGGGGCAGGCCCTCGGGCTGGCCGGCGCAGCCGCCGCATCGCCCCAGGCGCTGATCGACGGTGTTGGCCGGATCTTCGAACCGCTTGGCGTTCCGCACAAGCTGCAGGGCGTTTCCGAGCTGGATCGCGAACAGGCGCTGGACGCCTCGCTGTTCAATTTCAATGCCGACCGCGCGCGCGAGTTGGCCGGCCACCGCGACCGACTGCGTGCCATCCTGGATGAGGTGACCTAG
- a CDS encoding PrpF domain-containing protein codes for MQSSKTTIPFSVYRGGTSKGVFLPRTHLPAERAALVPLLLEIFGSPDARQIDGMGGGDKLTSKAAIMGAPTVPDADIDYLFGQVGIRHPEVDFNLNCGNLTAAAAAYAIHEGYVRTQGDRATVRIHNVNTGRIIVATVPMHDGAVLEEGDFAIGGVPGTGAPIDLDFHCATGAITGRLLPLGAPLSRIEVPGHGPLQVSVVDGPNLIVLVAAEDLGMTGVETPDEIDGNPGLTRLMQAIRETVALLTGLGDYWYARAAPSTPMLIAVQAPRSYRAYTTGELVDGRDVDLICRQYSTSATSKALAATVSAAVGMACSVPGTLAARYVRGGGQGRIRLGHPCGTITVEAGARAGQDAADTVITRATLQRTARRIARGELFVRNGMGGRSHA; via the coding sequence ATGCAAAGCAGCAAGACCACGATCCCCTTCAGCGTGTATAGGGGCGGCACCAGCAAGGGGGTATTCCTGCCCAGAACGCATCTGCCTGCGGAGCGCGCCGCACTCGTGCCCTTGCTGCTGGAGATCTTCGGCAGCCCCGATGCGCGGCAGATCGACGGCATGGGCGGCGGTGACAAGCTGACCAGCAAGGCAGCGATCATGGGCGCGCCGACCGTGCCGGACGCCGACATCGATTATCTGTTCGGCCAGGTCGGCATCCGCCATCCCGAGGTCGATTTCAACCTGAACTGCGGAAACCTGACGGCGGCCGCCGCCGCGTATGCCATCCACGAAGGCTATGTCCGGACCCAGGGCGACCGCGCGACGGTGCGCATCCATAACGTCAACACCGGACGCATCATCGTCGCCACCGTGCCGATGCACGATGGCGCCGTCCTGGAGGAAGGCGACTTCGCCATCGGCGGCGTACCCGGCACGGGCGCGCCCATCGACCTGGATTTCCATTGCGCCACGGGCGCCATCACGGGCAGGCTCTTGCCGCTCGGCGCACCGCTGAGCCGCATCGAGGTGCCGGGGCACGGGCCCTTGCAGGTGTCCGTCGTCGACGGTCCCAATCTCATCGTCCTGGTGGCCGCCGAGGACCTGGGCATGACGGGGGTCGAAACGCCCGACGAGATCGACGGCAATCCGGGATTGACGCGGCTGATGCAGGCCATACGCGAGACCGTCGCCCTTCTTACCGGACTGGGCGACTACTGGTACGCGCGCGCGGCTCCCTCGACGCCCATGCTTATCGCGGTGCAGGCGCCACGGTCCTACCGCGCCTACACCACGGGCGAACTCGTGGATGGCCGGGATGTCGACCTGATCTGCCGGCAGTACTCCACGTCGGCGACCAGCAAGGCGCTGGCCGCGACGGTCAGCGCAGCCGTGGGCATGGCCTGCAGCGTGCCGGGCACGTTGGCGGCGCGTTATGTGCGCGGCGGCGGTCAGGGCAGGATACGGCTGGGCCACCCATGCGGCACCATCACGGTCGAAGCCGGCGCGCGCGCCGGGCAGGACGCGGCGGATACCGTCATTACCAGGGCCACCCTGCAGCGAACCGCCCGCCGCATCGCCCGGGGCGAGCTCTTCGTCAGGAACGGGATGGGCGGGAGGTCGCATGCCTGA